GAGCGTCCTCCACCTGGGCATCGCGGTTGGAGCGGCCCGTGTTCGGCGCCGGCTGCTCGCGCGAATGCTTGCTTCGGAACCGGCTACTCCTGGTTTTACCGTCACCCATGGCTGTCCAGGATTCCACCTCGGCTCCATCTTTGTAAAGACGGGGTGCCGAGACAGGGCGCGGGGGTGGGCCCGAGCACCCCTCAGGCAACCGGCCCCGGGGCCTCGCCCAACGGCAGCACCACGGTGAACGTGGTGCCCTGCCCGGGCGCGCTCTCCACGGAGATGGAGCCCGAGTGGGCCCGCACCACCTCGCGCGTGAGGTAGAGGCCGAGCCCCAGCCCCCCGAAGTGCTGCTCCGGCACCCCCCGGCTGAAGCGGTCGAAGATGTGCTCCTGTTCGCTCTTCGACATCCCCATGCCCCGGTCGCGCACCACCAGGACCACCGAGCCCTCCCGGGGCGTCACGCGCACGTCGATGGGCCGGCCCTCGCCGAACTTCAGCGCGTTCTGCACCAGGCCCATCACCACCAGCTCCAGCCGGCGCGGATCCCACTCGCCCTCCACCGGGCTGCACAGCTCGCGCACCACCTCGGAGCCGCTGTCGGAGATCTGCCGCTGCACGCCCTCGAGCACCCCCTCCACCAGCTTGCACAGGTCCATGCGCTTGCGCCGCAGCACCAGCGCGTTGCCGGCGATGAGGTGGGACACGTCGAGCAACTGGTCCACCAGCAGTCCGAGCCGCCGCGTCTGCCACTCGGCGACGGCGATCTCCCCGAGCAGCACCTCCGGCTCCAGGGGGGCCGCGTTCCGGCCGCGGCGTAGGAGGCTCTGCAGCCGCAACTGGAGGGGCAGCAGGGGTGTGCGCAGCTCGTGCCCGGCCACCGAGAGGAACGTCTCCCTCAGCCGCAGGGCCTGCTCCGCCTGGCGGTAGAGCCGCGCGTTGTCGATGGCGATGGCGGTGCGCCGCGCCAGCTCCTCGGCCAGGGCGAGCTCGGCGGGCCCGTAGCGCTCCGGCCCGGCCGCGGCGAACGTGATGGCGCCCAGCGCGTGCCCCCGGCTCATCAGTGGTACCGCCAGCACGCTGCCCAGGCCCAGCTCCGACACGAGCTGGACGTGCGCGTCGTCGACGCACCAGGCGCGCAGCCCGGCCCGGGTGACGCGGGACTCCAACACCCACGTGCCGGTGCGCATGGCCACGGCCGCCGGGACCCTCGAGTCCGGGCCGAGAGGGTAGCGCCGCTGGAGCTCGTCCAGCAGCGGCGTCTTCGCCACGTCCACGTGCGCCCCGCCCACCCGGCGCAGCACCCCGTCCTCCCGCAGGTCGATGACGCACCAGTCGGCCAGCGGGCCCACGCACACGAAGGCGATGCGCGGCAGCACCTTCTCCAGGTCCAGCGACTCCACGAGCACCGCGCCGGCCCTGGAGAGGAAGGCGGAGGCCGCCTCGGAACGCTGCCGCTCCTCCAGCTCCTTGCGCAAGGACTCGCGCATCTCGTTGATGGCGGCGCTCACCTCGTCCAGCTCGTCCTGGCGCACCCGGTGCGTGCCCGTGCGCCGCAGCACCAGGGGCGCCTCCAGGTGCTGCGTGTCCAGGCCGCGCGCGTAGGCCGCCATGGTGGCCAGGTGCTGCGTCACCAGACGCTGGATGAGGAAGAAGGCGAAGAGGCCGAAGAGGAACGTCTTGCCCGCCTCCGTCGCGAGGATGACGAGCACCCGGCTGCGCAGCTCGGCGCGGGCGTGCGCCAGGTTGGCCCCCACCCGGAGCGTCCCGAGCAGGCGCGCACCGTGGTACAGCGGGAAGTCGTGGGAGAACTCCCGGGGCTCGCCGCCGCCGGCCACGTAGTGGGTGCCCAGCTCGGTGTCCACCTCCGCGAGCACGATGCCGGGCAGCGTGGTGATGCCCTCGAGCTGGGTGCGCAGGAGCGTCTCGTCGAGTGTCCAGAGGCTCTCGGCGAGGCCCTGCGTGTGGCTGGAGCGGATCTGCCTGAAACGCTCCTCGAGCTGCCGCACCTCCCGCTGGTAGTCGGTGCCGAGCTGCACCAGCGTGCCCAGCAGGCTGACGGCGGTGCTGAAGAGCAGGATGTAGAGCAGCAGCCGTCGTCCGAGCCGGTTGCCGGAGCGCGGCCAGCGCGAGCCCCAGGCCGCCGCCGACGCGCGCTCCCGGGCTCCAGAGGTGACCGCGTGCGACTCAGGGGTTGCCATTCGGGTCCATGCGGCGATGCCGCTGCGCGAACAAGGCCTGGAGGGAGAAATCGTAGTGCGTCAGGCGCGGGTTGACCGCCTTCGAGAAGGCCCGGAAGTCGAAAGCCTCCCAATCCGGCCGGGCGAGCACCTCCAGGTAGCCCGCGGCGTTGGCGCGCGTGGCGGGCAGGAACGCCGTGCGCCAGTCGAGCCGCTCGGAGGCGAAGTCGCGCCCCTGGTGGTGATCATACAGGAGCACCAGGGCCCACGCCCCCTCCAGGAAATGTCCTCCGAGGCTCGTCACCAGCTTGCCCTCGCGCACGGCCTGGAGCGCCTCGGGCGTCCAGTCGATGCCCCCCACCTGCACGTCCTCGCCCGGGCGGCGACCCGCTTCCTCCAGGGCCTGCACCGCTCCCATCGCCAGGTCATCGTTGGCGGCCCAGATGACCTCGAGCTCCGGGTAGCGGCGCAGCAGGAGGAACGTCTTGCGCCGGGACTCCTCCCGCTGCCAGGCGGCGGTGACGCTCTGGAGCAGCTCGGCGTCCTTCTCTCCGGACAGGGCCTGGCGCAGGCCCAGGTGGCGCTGCTTCGCGGAGGTGTCCCCCCACTGGCCCTCGATGGCGATGAGCCGCACCGGCCCCTCCACCGGCCCCCGCTCCAAGGAGCGCCGACGCGCCTGGGCCGCGTCGATCAGCAGCCGCACCAGCCGCTCACCCGCCCCCACGTCGTCCGGCACCATCTGGCCCACCCACCACGTGAAGTGCTCGCGCGGCCCCCCGAAGCGCGCCCGCTCCTCGAGCGCCAGCCCGGAGTTGACGACGAACACCGGCACCTGGGCCTGCTCGGCCACCTCGAGGACGCGGGCGCCGATGCCGCGGTGGATGGAGGTGATGAGGTAGTCGGGCTTGTCGGGCCCGCTCACCGCCTGGCGTGCCTGCTCGAGGATCTGCCCCGGCCAGTGGCCCACGTCGATGTCGATGAGCTCGATGCCCAGGTCATGGGCGGCGGCGTGCATGGCGCCCCTGAACTGGCGGGAGAAGCCCCCCCCGATCCCCAGCGCATTGAGGAAGACCACGCGCATGCGCGCGCGCGCGGGAGCGGCGGGCTCGGGAGGCGCCGCCCCCAGGAGGATCAGCACGAGGAGCAGCAAGGGGAGCAGCACGGGCGCGAGCAGGGCACCGAGGCGCCACCGGAGCGTGGTCATGGGCAAGCAGCTCCCCCCTTTGCGCGTGCGCCCGGGAAGACATCAGGACGAGGAGGGGTGAGCGTAGCGTCGCCTGGAACCGACAGGAACGGGCGTCACCGCACAACGCTCACCCGGCGGCGTCAGCAGCGTCAGCGTCTCCTGTCCTACATTTCGGGCCTCCGGCTCGGCTGCCTGGTTGGTCACGGAGAGAGCAAACTTCGAGCCCTACTGGAAACAATCTCCGAAACGTTGCGATACTAGGGAGAAGCTGAACCCGCGCATTTCCCGCCCCCGGGAGGTCCCCCATGAGCCTGACGATTCCCCCGAACTCCGTCACCCTCCCACGAGTCACCAAGAGCTCCACCACCGAGCCCGAGACCCAGACTCCTCCCCCGCCTCCGCCCAAGCTGACCAAGGAGCTCGAGACGGTCAAGGACGACTACCAGCAGGCGCTCGAGAACCAGAAGCAGTGGCTGATCAAGTACGGCGCCCCCAAGGAGCAGATCGAGGCGCTGGACAAGGCGATCGAGCAGCATCAGGAGTCGGTGCTGGATCTGAACAACGCGCGCAACTCGCAGAACAACGTGGTGGCGCTGGAGCAGAAGGACGCGGGCGGGTGGAACAGCGAGGCGCCGGTGTTGCAGCAGGAGGGCAACAGCGACTGCGGCGAGACGGTGGCCGCCATGTTCAAGGGAGCCAAGGAGGGCCGTGAGAAGGTGGAGGGCGAGCGGGGTCAGGGCGTCATCAACGACTTCAAGAGCCGCTTCACCAAGGGGGATGGAACCACGCCCGCGGAGATGGCCGACATGCTCACCTCCGAGGGGCTCGAGGTGAAGCACAGCACCAAGGGCCTGGAGCGCAACGTCATGGACGAGGCGCTGCGCAACGGCGACAAGGCCGCGGTGATGCTGGACTCGAAGATCTCCGGCAGCCCCGACGACGCGTCGGGCAGCCCGCACTGGGTGCTCATCGATGGCATGGACAACCAGGGCCGCTACCTGGTGAAGGATCCCTCCAACGGCTCCAGCTACTACGCCAAGCCCGAGGATCTCGCCAACGCCATCGACACCAACCAGAGCAAGAGCCACTCGGGCGGCGTGCTCATCGTGGGCAACCCGGACGTCCCCACGGATCTGGCCGGCAAGAACCGGGATAACGCCGAGACGCTCGGCGACAAGCCCGGCAAGGGTTGGGGCTGGAAGAACAACTCGCAGGAGAGCTCGGACGGGTAGGCCCGGCGGGCGGGCCGCGCCTCAGCGCACGGGGAGGTCCGCCAGCGTCAGGTTGAGCACCGCTGGCTTGCCCTGCTCGATGGGCACGAACAGCTCGCGCCGCTTGCCATCCTGGCCCTGGAGGAGCAGCCGGAGCTGTCCCACCGGAACGGGCTTCTTGAACAGGGGCGTCTTGCCCAGCGAGCGCCCGTTGAGGAACACCTCGGCCTCGGGCCGGGTGACGAGCGTGAGCAACCCCTGCTTCGCCGGACGCGCGGGGGAAGCCGCCCCGGTCGCCTCCGCGGTGGAAGCGGACGCCTTCGAGGCCTCCTCGGCCGGAGGGCTCGTCGGCTCCGCCGCGGTCTCGGGTAACGGCACGGGTCCCTGGGGACGCGAGGGCCCGAGGGGAAGCAGGGGAGAGGGATCCTCCGCGGAGCCCGGAGGCGGAGCGGGGATCGGCTCGGCCAGGAAGACCTGCCGGAGTTCCATGGCTCCCAGGCCCAGCAACCCGCCCAGCACCAGCATCCCGGCCCACAAGCCCAGGGAGCTCTTCGCCACCTTGAGGCCTGGCGTCTCCCGCGTGTCCGGGGGCGCGGCGGGGGCGTTCGAGAACTCCCGGGTGACCACCCGGCCCGTGGTGACCACCCGGTCCGGCGGGGTGGCTGGCACCTCCGGCTCCGTCTTGCGCCGGGGCACGGGCCGCTTCTCGACTCCCGGACGACGCACGTCCTCGAGAGCGCGCGCGGGCTCCGGCTCCGGCCGCGACGCGATCGGAGCCACCTTCGACGTGCCATCCAGCGTCTCGTCCACGGTCTGCAGCAACTGGCGCGTGCCCTCCCGCTGCTTCTGGAAGTGCTCGGCCATGAAGGCGGCGCGTTGCTCGGCGTCGAAGAGCAGGGGACCCGCCGCGGCCTCCAGCGCCCGCGCCATGTCCCGGCCCGTCGCGTAGCGCTGCTCCCGATCGCGCGCCAACGCCTTGAGCGCCACCGCGCGGATCTCCGCCGACACCTGCCCTCCCCGAGGCTGGGGATCGGGGATGGACGCCCCCAGGATCATCTGCATCTCCTGGATCTCCGACCCGGCGGCGAACAGCCGCTCGCCCGTGAGCAGCTCGTGGAGCATCACCCCCACGGAGAACAGATCGCTGCGGCCATCCAGCGGCTGGCCCCGCACCTGCTCCGGCGACATGTACCCGGTGGTGC
Above is a window of Cystobacter fuscus DNA encoding:
- a CDS encoding ATP-binding protein; this translates as MATPESHAVTSGARERASAAAWGSRWPRSGNRLGRRLLLYILLFSTAVSLLGTLVQLGTDYQREVRQLEERFRQIRSSHTQGLAESLWTLDETLLRTQLEGITTLPGIVLAEVDTELGTHYVAGGGEPREFSHDFPLYHGARLLGTLRVGANLAHARAELRSRVLVILATEAGKTFLFGLFAFFLIQRLVTQHLATMAAYARGLDTQHLEAPLVLRRTGTHRVRQDELDEVSAAINEMRESLRKELEERQRSEAASAFLSRAGAVLVESLDLEKVLPRIAFVCVGPLADWCVIDLREDGVLRRVGGAHVDVAKTPLLDELQRRYPLGPDSRVPAAVAMRTGTWVLESRVTRAGLRAWCVDDAHVQLVSELGLGSVLAVPLMSRGHALGAITFAAAGPERYGPAELALAEELARRTAIAIDNARLYRQAEQALRLRETFLSVAGHELRTPLLPLQLRLQSLLRRGRNAAPLEPEVLLGEIAVAEWQTRRLGLLVDQLLDVSHLIAGNALVLRRKRMDLCKLVEGVLEGVQRQISDSGSEVVRELCSPVEGEWDPRRLELVVMGLVQNALKFGEGRPIDVRVTPREGSVVLVVRDRGMGMSKSEQEHIFDRFSRGVPEQHFGGLGLGLYLTREVVRAHSGSISVESAPGQGTTFTVVLPLGEAPGPVA
- a CDS encoding ABC transporter substrate-binding protein; translation: MTTLRWRLGALLAPVLLPLLLLVLILLGAAPPEPAAPARARMRVVFLNALGIGGGFSRQFRGAMHAAAHDLGIELIDIDVGHWPGQILEQARQAVSGPDKPDYLITSIHRGIGARVLEVAEQAQVPVFVVNSGLALEERARFGGPREHFTWWVGQMVPDDVGAGERLVRLLIDAAQARRRSLERGPVEGPVRLIAIEGQWGDTSAKQRHLGLRQALSGEKDAELLQSVTAAWQREESRRKTFLLLRRYPELEVIWAANDDLAMGAVQALEEAGRRPGEDVQVGGIDWTPEALQAVREGKLVTSLGGHFLEGAWALVLLYDHHQGRDFASERLDWRTAFLPATRANAAGYLEVLARPDWEAFDFRAFSKAVNPRLTHYDFSLQALFAQRHRRMDPNGNP
- a CDS encoding papain-like cysteine protease family protein; translation: MSLTIPPNSVTLPRVTKSSTTEPETQTPPPPPPKLTKELETVKDDYQQALENQKQWLIKYGAPKEQIEALDKAIEQHQESVLDLNNARNSQNNVVALEQKDAGGWNSEAPVLQQEGNSDCGETVAAMFKGAKEGREKVEGERGQGVINDFKSRFTKGDGTTPAEMADMLTSEGLEVKHSTKGLERNVMDEALRNGDKAAVMLDSKISGSPDDASGSPHWVLIDGMDNQGRYLVKDPSNGSSYYAKPEDLANAIDTNQSKSHSGGVLIVGNPDVPTDLAGKNRDNAETLGDKPGKGWGWKNNSQESSDG
- a CDS encoding serine/threonine-protein kinase, translating into MSDPAQGPSASSSPVPFDPHRGERIGRYEVLSQLSVGGMAELFLGYTSGPGGFRKYAAIKRILPDARSDEQFERMFLDEARITAAFSHPNIGQVFELGQDQGGLFLAMEFIAGQNLDQVIALGRRLGGTLPLGFVLSVVRDVCLALHYAHTFTTPGGKPHPVIHRDVAHKNVMVTYDGMVKLLDFGIAKARGARANTQAGMVKGTTGYMSPEQVRGQPLDGRSDLFSVGVMLHELLTGERLFAAGSEIQEMQMILGASIPDPQPRGGQVSAEIRAVALKALARDREQRYATGRDMARALEAAAGPLLFDAEQRAAFMAEHFQKQREGTRQLLQTVDETLDGTSKVAPIASRPEPEPARALEDVRRPGVEKRPVPRRKTEPEVPATPPDRVVTTGRVVTREFSNAPAAPPDTRETPGLKVAKSSLGLWAGMLVLGGLLGLGAMELRQVFLAEPIPAPPPGSAEDPSPLLPLGPSRPQGPVPLPETAAEPTSPPAEEASKASASTAEATGAASPARPAKQGLLTLVTRPEAEVFLNGRSLGKTPLFKKPVPVGQLRLLLQGQDGKRRELFVPIEQGKPAVLNLTLADLPVR